In Leifsonia sp. AK011, the genomic stretch CGACCAGACGGCTGGATGGGTGATGTCGTTGAGGCGCTGGAGCGCCTGCGGATCCGTGAAGACGATGGCGCCGAGCGCTGGTCGATCCAGACGACCGTCCTCGGTGAGGATGCCGCGCCCGAAGGCATCCACGATTGCTGCGAGCCCCGCGGTGCCCGGCTCGACCACCTCCCGCGCAAGCACATCGGCGTCGACGATCACGGCGCCGAGTTCGCGTAGCCGAGCGGAGACCAGGGACTTGCCCGACGCGATGCCGCCTGTGAGGGCAATCAGGTACATAGGCGCAATGCTAGCTCGACGGGAGAACGGCACCCGCTGCTAGCCTCGGCGGTGACGGCGCGACCTCGGCAACGCGCTGGGAAGGACGACGATGGAGTTCCTCACGGGCACCGGGCTGGCAGTTGCCGCGGGGCTCAATGCGTACATTCCACTGCTCATTCTTGGGCTGGCCGGCCGCTTCCTCGACTTCGTCACCTTGCCAGCCGCGTGGAGCTGGCTCGAGAACGAATGGGTCCTCGGCATCATCGCGGTGCTCCTTGTGATCGAGATCGTCGCGGACAAGATTCCCGTGGTGGACTCGATCAACGACTGGGTCCAGACGATCGTGCGCCCCGTCTCCGGTGGCATCGCCTTCGGAACCGGGTCATCCTCGGCGACGGCCGTGGTCACCGACCCTGCCTCGTTCTTCGAGTCCGGGTCCTGGATACCGATCGCCATCGGAATCGTCCTCGCTCTGGGCACGCACCTCGCCAAAATGGCGGCACGACCGGTACTCAACGCGATCACGGTCGGAGCGGCAGCACCGGTGGTGAGCACAGCCGAGGATGTCGGCAGTGTCACACTCAGCCTGTTCGCCCTGCTCATCCCGATCCTGGTGGTGGTCGCTCTCGCGGCGCTGATCATCGGCCTCGTCGCCGTCTTCCGCCGGAGGACAGCAAAACGGCCGACCCCCTGAGGGACCGGCCGTTTTGTCTGACTGCGTCAGGAACTGACTTAGGAGTTGCTGGAGAGCTTCTCACGCAGAGCCGCGAGCGACTCGTCGTCCGCGAGCGTGCCGCCGTTGCCGGATGCCTCGCTCGAGAAGCTGGATGCACCGGCGGGAACCTCGCTGGAGGTCGCCTCCTCGATGCTCGCCTGGGCGACCTGCTTCTTGTGCTGCTCCCAACGGGCCTGGGCAGCCGCGTAGTCGGCCTCCCACTTGGCGCGCTGCTCCTCGAAGCCGTCCTTCCACTCGTTGGTCTCCGGGTCGAAGCCGTCAGGGTACTTGTAGTTGCCCTGCTCGTCGTACTCGGTGAGCATTCCGTAGAGTGCGGGGTCGAACTCGGTGCCCTCGGGGTCGACACCCTCGTTGGCCTGCTTGAGGCTCAGCGAGATGCGGCGACGCTCGAGGTCGATGTCGATGACCTTGACGAACACCTCGTCGCCGACCGAGACAACCTGCTCGGCGAGCTCGACGTGCTTGCCCGAGAGCTCCGAGATGTGCACGAGGCCCTCGATGCCCTCGGCAACGCGAACGAACGCGCCGAAGGGAACGAGCTTCGTGACCTTTCCGGGAGCAACCTGGCCGATCGCGTGCGTGCGCGCGAACACCTGCCACGGGTCTTCCTGGGTGGCCTTGAGGGAGAGCGACACGCGCTCGCGCTCGAGGTCGACCTCGAGGATCTCGACGGTGACCTCCTGGCCAACTTCGACAACCTCGGACGCGTGCTCGATGTGCTTCCACGACAGCTCGGAAACGTGAACGAGACCGTCGACACCGCCGAGGTCCACGAATGCACCGAAGTTGACGATCGACGACACGACACCCTTGCGAACCTGGCCCTTGGCGAGGTTGTTGAGGAACGTGGTGCGGCTCTCGCTCTGAGTCTGCTCGAGGAGTGCGCGACGCGACAGCACGACGTTGTTGCGGTTCTTGTCGAGCTCGAGGATCTTCGCCTCGATCTCCTGGCCGAGGTACGGCGTCAGGTCACGGACCCGGCGAAGCTCGATGAGCGATGCGGGCAGGAAGCCACGCAGGCCGATGTCAACGATGAGGCCACCCTTGACGACCTCGATGACCGAACCGGTGACAACACCGTCGGCATCCTTGATCTTCTCGACGTCGCCCCAGGCGCGCTCGTACTGCGCACGCTTCTTCGACAGGATCAGACGACCCTCCTTGTCCTCTTTCTGGAGAACAAGAGCCTCAACGGAGTCGCCGACCTGGACGATCTCGCTGGGGTCTACATCGTGCTTGATGGAAAGTTCACGGGAGGGGATGACACCCTCAGTCTTGTAACCGACATCGAGGAGAACCTCATCCCGGTCGATCTTGACGACGGTGCCCTCGATGAGGTCTCCATCGTTGAAAAACTTCAGCGTCTTTTCGACCGCGGCGAGGAAGTCATCAGCAGATCCGATGTCATTGACGGCGACCTGCTTGGGTGCCTTTTCGGTCGTTACGATTGTCATGTAGTAGTTGCTCCGGATTGGACAAAGTTGGGCCACGGTGACGGTGCTACTTGGTTATGTCGCCGTGGCAGGCGAATAGAAAGTCACGACAGTGACATCCCAGCTTAGCGCTAGATACGAGCGGATGCCAGTGATCCGAGGTTGGATCGAATGGCCTCATCGATCTCCGGGTGCTGGAAGACGAACCCGGCATCCTCGAGACGCTCAGGGACAACCCACCTGCTCTTGAGGACCAGCTCGGTCTCCGTCCCGAGGACGGCCGCACCGACCTCGAGGGCCGGGCGCGGGAGCGGAATGCCGAGGGGAACTCCCAGGGCCCTGCGCAGGGTGCGCATGAGCGTCACATTGTCGGTGGGACGCGGCGAGCTCGCGTTGATCGGGCCCTCAAGCTCAGGATGCTCGCCCAGGAACTCGATGATCCGGTAGACGTCCTCGACGTGGACCCAGCTGAACTTCTGCCGCCCCCACGGTGCCCCGTAGCGGTGCTCCGTACCGACAGCCCGACGGGCACGACTGGGGAACCACGGCGAGTCCCACTGCGGGCCACCGAGACCCCAGCGCGACAGCTGCACAAGTCGCTCGAGGACGCTTCCGTCGCCGAGTACGATCGCCATCCGCAGGGCGGCCCTGCGCGTGCCGGGGGTCTCCCCTGCGAAGAACGCCTGCTCCCAGGCCTTCGCGATCGAGACGGAGAAGCCCTCCCCCAGCTCACCGCCCGACTCGGTCATCGGGCGATCCATGGCGTGGCGGTAGATGGTGGCCGTCGACGAGTTCACCCAGAGCGGGGGCGGTACTGCCGCCTGCCGCACCGCGGAATGCAGCGCCTCGGTCGTGCCCACTCGTGACTCGAGGATCTCCGAGCGATTGGCCGCGTTGTAGCGGCAGTCGACACTGCGTCCTGCGAGGTTGATGAGTAGGTGCGCTCCATCGACAGCACGGACGAGCGCCTCCGGGTCGTCCCACGTGACCTCGGAGGTGCGACCGACGATGGTGACGTGCATCCCCCGCTCTCGATAGCGGTCGGCGAGGTATCGACCGACGAACCCCGAACCGCCGGCAAGGACAACGCGCTCAGTCACGCGATCCTCCGCGGGGCTGGCCTGTGATGCGGTAATCGAAGAGACCCGAGTACTCGTACAGGCGGCCGAAGACGGGGTGATCCATCACGAACGAAACGCGCTGGCGACCGGCATCGGTGTCGAAGCTCTCCTCGAGCCTGACGCGCGGCGAGATCGCGCGCGGAAGGCGGATGCCGGCGAGGCGAACCCACGTCGACTGGAGCACGAGGCCCGACCCTTCGACCGTGGCCCGGAAACCAACGCGCACCGAGCCGTGTCGACCCAGGCGATCGACGAGTTCACCAGACTCCCAGCCGATGCTGTCCGTCATGGTGTGCGGGCGCACGGGGAAATCGAAGCGCCTCAACCCCGCGACGCGCCCGTTCAGCGAGGCATTGCGAACACGAAAGGGCAGGTCCCGATCCCACGCCGGGAAGAGGACATTGTCCACGGCGAGGAAGGACAACAGCGGCCAGAGCCAGCGCCGGGGGGTGCCGACGATGTCGAAGACTCCCTCCCCTCGGCCCGTGGCACCCTCGGGGATGGCCCCGAAGTAGGTGCGCAGTCGCGGATGCAACGAATCGAAGTCCTCACCGAGCGCGTGCTGCCACGGCGAGAGCGCCGCGGCCGGGGTCCTAGCGAGCATCGAGGTCGGTGCTGAGCAGCTCCACGAGCGAGTCGAGTGCGGCGTCCGCACCCTCGCCCTCGGCGGAGAGAGTCACGGTCGAGCCATGTTCGACACCCAACGACAGCACGCCGAGGATGCTGGCCGCATTCACGCTCTTGCCATCCTCCGAGGTGATGGTCACGACGACGCCGGCGCGGGCCGCTGCCTGCGAGAAGAGTGATGCCGGACGTGCGTGAAGCCCGATGGCAGAAGCGACAGTCGCCGTTCTTTCGCTCATGGAAGACCTCCTCCATGAACCCTACGCGAACGACCCGTGAAGGAGGAAAGCGGGCGGTCAGTGAGCTGCCGCATCCCAGTTCGGTCCGGTACCCACCTGCACGTCGAGAGGCACCGTGAGATCCGCGGCAGAACCCATCCGCAGACGGACGATCTCGGTCAGGGCATCGAGCTCACCCGGGGACACCTCGAAGACGAGCTCGTCGTGCACCTGCAGGAGCATGCGGGACTGCATGTCGGCCATGTCGGACTCGATGGAGAGCATGGCGCGCTTGAGGATGTCGGCTGCCGAACCCTGGATCGGTGAGTTGAGCGCCTGCCGCTGCGCGTTCTCCCGCAACACCCGGTTGTTCGAGTGCAGGTCGGGGAACGGACGGCGACGACCGAAGATCGTGGTGGTGTAGCCGTCCACCTTGGCCTGCTCGACGACGTCGCGAAGATAGTCGCGAACTGCACCGAAGCGCGTGAAGTAGTCGGCCATGAGCTCCTTGGCCTCCGACGTTTCGATGCGCAGCTGCTTGCTCAGCCCGAATGCGCTGAGCCCGTAGGCGAGGCCGTACGACATGGCCTTGACCTTCGTGCGCATCGTGGGCGTGACGTCCTCAGGGGCAACGGAGAAAATGCGCGCACCCACGAACCGGTGGAGATCCTCGCCGCTGTTGAACGCCTCGATGAGCCCGGAATCGCCCGAGAGGTGGGCCATGATACGCATTTCGATCTGCGAGTAGTCGGCGGTGAGCAGCGTCTCGAAGCCCTCGCTCGGCTCGAACGCTGACCGGATACGGCGCCCGATCTCAGTCTTCACGGGGACGTTCTGCAGGTTCGGGTCGTTCGACGCGATGCGTCCCGTGCTGGAGCCCGCCTGCTCGTACGTCGTGTGAACGCGCCCGGTCGAGTCGATCGCCTTGTCAATGGACGCGATGATCTGCATGAGCTTGGTCGCATCGCGGTGCTGCAACAGGAGGTCGAGGAAGGGATGCGGATTCTGCTCCTGCAGATCGGCCAGGCTCGCGGCATCCGTCGAGAAACCGGTCTTGTTCGACCGCGTCTTGGGCATACCGAGCTGGTCGAAGAGCACCTCCTGCAGCTGCTTGGGGCTGCCGAGGTTGATCTCCCGTCCGATCTCGGCGAAGGCAAGCTTCGCCACCTCGGTGGATGTCTCGGTCAGCTGGGCGGTGAGGCCCGCGAGCACATCGTGGTTGACCGTGATTCCCCTCAGCTCCATGCGCGCCAGGACGGGAATGAGCGGCAGTTCGATGGAGTCGAGCACGCTCCGCGATCCCGGATCGAGCCGACCGCTCAGGTACTCGGCTACGCGAAGCACGTACCAGGCCTCCGTTGCCGGGCTCGCGCCCTCGTTCTCCGGGACGAGCTGCGTGGGGTCGGAGACGGCGAGCGTCTCCCCCAGGTAGTCGTACACCTGGGTCTCGAGTGGCTCGGGCTTCAGCCCGGGCTTGAGCAACCAGGCTCCGAGGGTCGTGTCGAAGGCTATGCCGCCGAGGTGCAGCCCTGCGCCCGCGAGAATCTTGAACTGGGACTTCGCTCCGTGCAGGTACTTGGGGGCATCGCTCGCGAGCCATCCCTCGAGTGCCTCGTAGTCCATGCGGCCCGGAGCCCACGGCACGAAGGCGGTCTCGGTGTCGGATGCGAGGCCGAATCCCGTGACGGTGCCACCGACGGCGGTGACGCGAAGGCCGAGCGGCTTGGTGCCTTCTGCGGACTGGGTGCGGATCCACTTGGCCAGTTCCTCGTCGACCATCGTGTGGATCACCGGGATGGCGGATGCCGAGGGCGTGTCGGCGATCGGGGTCGGCGAGTCGCCACGCTCCGCCGCAGCGATCTTCAGCACCCGTTCGAGCAGGGTCTTGAACTGGAGCTTGTCGAAGACCTCACGCACGGCAGTCTCGTCGATGGGGCGTCGCGCCAGATCCTTCGGCCCCACAGGCAGCTCCACGTCGGTCACGAGCCGGTTGAGCCTGCGATTCCGGATGGCGCGGTCCTTCTGGTCACGAAGGTTCTGCCCCACCACACCCGAGATCTCGTCCGCGTGCTCGAGGATCGCGTCGAGTGAGCCGAACTGGTTCAGCCACTTCACCGCGGTCTTCTCGCCGACCTTGTCGATGCCGATGAGGTTGTCGGAGGTCTCCCCCACGAGAGCTGCGACATCCGGGTACTGTTCCGGCTCGATCCCGTAGCGTTCCATGACCGCATCGCGGTCGTATCGCTTGAGTTCTGAGACACCGCGAGCGTTCGGGTAGAGAAGGGTCACGGCTGGCTTCACCAGCTGGATGGCATCGCGATCCCCGGACACGACGAGCACGTCGAAGCCCTGCTCTGCACCCTGCGTCGAGAGTGTTGCGAGGATGTCGTCTGCCTCGAAGTCCTCCTTGCTGATGGTCTGCACACCCATCGCCTTGAGAGCTTCTTCGAGCAGGGGAATCTGGCCCACGAACTCCGGCGGGGTCTCCGACCGGGTGCCCTTGTACTCCGCGTACTCCCGCGTGCGGAAGGAGAAACGGGAGATGTCGAAGGCGACCGCGAGGTGGGTGGGCTTCTCGTTCTGCAGGAGGAGGATGAGCATCGACAGGAAGCCGTGGATGGCGTTCGTGTGCTGCCCATCCCTCGTGACGAAACTATCGACCGGGAGGGCGTAGAACGCCCGGAAAGCCAGCGAATGGCCGTCGACGACGAGGAGGGTAGGCTTTTCGGAATCCGACACGCAGCCAGCCTAGCCGGGGCCGCTGACGGTCGATTCTCCGCCCAGAAGGACGCTCCATGCTGAAACTTCCCGACGATCTCGACCCCGAACTCTACGCGCGAATCGTCGACACGGGAGGTGGCGAGCTCACCGTCAAGATGGGCGTCGAGTACCTCGAACTGTCCGCCGAGCACTCGGTTGCACGGATGCCCGTCGAGGGCAATCGCCAGGTTGTCGGAATCCTCCACGGAGGAGCTCACGTCGTGCTCGGAGAGTCACTCGGGTCGATCTCCTCGGCCATCCACGCGGGCCCCGGGCGCATGGCGATGGGTATCGAGATCAACGCGACGCACAGCCGGTCGATCTCGAGCGGCTGGGTCACGGCCACCTGCGACGCGCTCGTGCTCGGTCGGACTCTCGCCACTCACGAGATCGTCATCAGGGATGACGAGGGTCGACGCCTGTCGACGGTCAGGATGACCAACATCCTGCGCGATCGGCCGAGCGAGAAGTAGGCAGCTACTTCTTTGCGCTGAGCTGCTCGATGATGGCCTGTGCCACGTCGTGCATGGTGAGACGGCGGTCCATCGACGCCTTCTGGATCCAGCGGAACGCCTCGGGCTCGGTGAGTCCCATCTTCTCGTTGAGCAGGCCCTTCGCCCGATCCACGAGCTTGCGGGTCTCGAAACGCTCCACGAGGTCGGCGACCTCGGACTCGAGCGTGATGATCTGGGTGTAGCGGCTGAGGGCGATCTCGATAGCGGGCAGCAGGTCGTTCGGGGTGAATGGCTTGACAACGTACGCCAGCGCTCCGGCCTCCGACGCGCGCTCGACGAGCTCCTTCTGGCTGAACGCGGTCAGCAGCACGACAGGCGCGATGTGGTTCTTGCTGAGACGCTCTGCAGCGGAGATGCCATCGAGCTGGGGCATCTTGACATCCATGATGACGAGGTCGGGGCGCAGCTCCGTGGCGAGGGCGACGGCAGTTTCACCGTCGGCGGCCTCACCGACGACCTCGAACCCGTTGTCGCGGAGGATCTCGACGATGTCCATGCGGATGAGGGACTCGTCTTCAGCAACGACGACCCTACGCGGGGTGGTGGGAGTGGCATCCTGGTCAGTCACGGTCAAAGCCTACGGTATCCACGACGGGGCCGCCTGATCGTGCGGGAGCGCGACCACACCGCTCACCGCCCGTCAAGGGGTCCCGATGATGACGGTGGGGCGCGGGAAGATGGTGGGATGGTGCTCGAACGCTTCTCGCCCGCGACGCGGGACTGGTTCACGGGCGCCTTCCCAGCTCCGACTCCGGCCCAGTTGGGCGCGTGGGATGCCGTCTCCTCCGGTGACCACGCACTCGTCGTCGCACCCACCGGCTCCGGCAAGACGCTCGCCGCGTTCCTCTGGTCGATTGACCGACTGATTGCGGAGCCGAAGCCCGACCTCGGCACACGAGTGCTCTACGTCTCGCCGCTCAAGGCCCTGGGTGTCGACGTCGAGCGCAACCTGCGTGCGCCGCTGGTCGGGGTCACCCAGGCCGCGCATCGACTCGGGCTCGACGTTCCCGCGCTGACCGTCGGTGTGAGGTCGGGAGACACGACTCCCCAGGAGCGGCGGGTGCTCGCGCGCACTCCTCCGAACATCCTGATTACCACACCGGAGTCGTTGTACCTCATGCTCACATCGCAGGCGCGCGAGAGCCTTCGGGACGTCGAGACCATCATCCTCGATGAGGTCCACGCCGTCGCGGCCACGAAGCGTGGGGCGCACCTCGCCCTCTCGCTCGAACGCCTCGATGCGCTGCTGCCGAAGCCAGCGCAGCGCATCGGCCTCTCTGCCACCGTCCGGCCACTGGAGGAGGTTGCGCGATTCCTCGGCGGCCGCGCACCCGTGACGATCGTGCAGCCCCCCGCGGCCAAGACCTTCGACCTGACTGTCGAGGTGCCGGTGGACGACATGGCGGAGCCTGGAGTCGTCACCCCGCGTGAGGGGTCATCCTCGGGAGCGATCGGAGTTTCGCCGGAGGCAACGGGATCGATCTGGCCGCACGTCGAGGAGGCCATCGTCGATCGCATCCTCGAGCATCGTTCGACCATCGTCTTCGTCA encodes the following:
- a CDS encoding DUF4166 domain-containing protein, which codes for MLARTPAAALSPWQHALGEDFDSLHPRLRTYFGAIPEGATGRGEGVFDIVGTPRRWLWPLLSFLAVDNVLFPAWDRDLPFRVRNASLNGRVAGLRRFDFPVRPHTMTDSIGWESGELVDRLGRHGSVRVGFRATVEGSGLVLQSTWVRLAGIRLPRAISPRVRLEESFDTDAGRQRVSFVMDHPVFGRLYEYSGLFDYRITGQPRGGSRD
- the polA gene encoding DNA polymerase I gives rise to the protein MSDSEKPTLLVVDGHSLAFRAFYALPVDSFVTRDGQHTNAIHGFLSMLILLLQNEKPTHLAVAFDISRFSFRTREYAEYKGTRSETPPEFVGQIPLLEEALKAMGVQTISKEDFEADDILATLSTQGAEQGFDVLVVSGDRDAIQLVKPAVTLLYPNARGVSELKRYDRDAVMERYGIEPEQYPDVAALVGETSDNLIGIDKVGEKTAVKWLNQFGSLDAILEHADEISGVVGQNLRDQKDRAIRNRRLNRLVTDVELPVGPKDLARRPIDETAVREVFDKLQFKTLLERVLKIAAAERGDSPTPIADTPSASAIPVIHTMVDEELAKWIRTQSAEGTKPLGLRVTAVGGTVTGFGLASDTETAFVPWAPGRMDYEALEGWLASDAPKYLHGAKSQFKILAGAGLHLGGIAFDTTLGAWLLKPGLKPEPLETQVYDYLGETLAVSDPTQLVPENEGASPATEAWYVLRVAEYLSGRLDPGSRSVLDSIELPLIPVLARMELRGITVNHDVLAGLTAQLTETSTEVAKLAFAEIGREINLGSPKQLQEVLFDQLGMPKTRSNKTGFSTDAASLADLQEQNPHPFLDLLLQHRDATKLMQIIASIDKAIDSTGRVHTTYEQAGSSTGRIASNDPNLQNVPVKTEIGRRIRSAFEPSEGFETLLTADYSQIEMRIMAHLSGDSGLIEAFNSGEDLHRFVGARIFSVAPEDVTPTMRTKVKAMSYGLAYGLSAFGLSKQLRIETSEAKELMADYFTRFGAVRDYLRDVVEQAKVDGYTTTIFGRRRPFPDLHSNNRVLRENAQRQALNSPIQGSAADILKRAMLSIESDMADMQSRMLLQVHDELVFEVSPGELDALTEIVRLRMGSAADLTVPLDVQVGTGPNWDAAAH
- a CDS encoding ANTAR domain-containing response regulator, with product MTDQDATPTTPRRVVVAEDESLIRMDIVEILRDNGFEVVGEAADGETAVALATELRPDLVIMDVKMPQLDGISAAERLSKNHIAPVVLLTAFSQKELVERASEAGALAYVVKPFTPNDLLPAIEIALSRYTQIITLESEVADLVERFETRKLVDRAKGLLNEKMGLTEPEAFRWIQKASMDRRLTMHDVAQAIIEQLSAKK
- a CDS encoding DUF4126 domain-containing protein, with the translated sequence MEFLTGTGLAVAAGLNAYIPLLILGLAGRFLDFVTLPAAWSWLENEWVLGIIAVLLVIEIVADKIPVVDSINDWVQTIVRPVSGGIAFGTGSSSATAVVTDPASFFESGSWIPIAIGIVLALGTHLAKMAARPVLNAITVGAAAPVVSTAEDVGSVTLSLFALLIPILVVVALAALIIGLVAVFRRRTAKRPTP
- a CDS encoding HPr family phosphocarrier protein, which encodes MSERTATVASAIGLHARPASLFSQAAARAGVVVTITSEDGKSVNAASILGVLSLGVEHGSTVTLSAEGEGADAALDSLVELLSTDLDAR
- the rpsA gene encoding 30S ribosomal protein S1, giving the protein MTIVTTEKAPKQVAVNDIGSADDFLAAVEKTLKFFNDGDLIEGTVVKIDRDEVLLDVGYKTEGVIPSRELSIKHDVDPSEIVQVGDSVEALVLQKEDKEGRLILSKKRAQYERAWGDVEKIKDADGVVTGSVIEVVKGGLIVDIGLRGFLPASLIELRRVRDLTPYLGQEIEAKILELDKNRNNVVLSRRALLEQTQSESRTTFLNNLAKGQVRKGVVSSIVNFGAFVDLGGVDGLVHVSELSWKHIEHASEVVEVGQEVTVEILEVDLERERVSLSLKATQEDPWQVFARTHAIGQVAPGKVTKLVPFGAFVRVAEGIEGLVHISELSGKHVELAEQVVSVGDEVFVKVIDIDLERRRISLSLKQANEGVDPEGTEFDPALYGMLTEYDEQGNYKYPDGFDPETNEWKDGFEEQRAKWEADYAAAQARWEQHKKQVAQASIEEATSSEVPAGASSFSSEASGNGGTLADDESLAALREKLSSNS
- a CDS encoding epimerase → MTERVVLAGGSGFVGRYLADRYRERGMHVTIVGRTSEVTWDDPEALVRAVDGAHLLINLAGRSVDCRYNAANRSEILESRVGTTEALHSAVRQAAVPPPLWVNSSTATIYRHAMDRPMTESGGELGEGFSVSIAKAWEQAFFAGETPGTRRAALRMAIVLGDGSVLERLVQLSRWGLGGPQWDSPWFPSRARRAVGTEHRYGAPWGRQKFSWVHVEDVYRIIEFLGEHPELEGPINASSPRPTDNVTLMRTLRRALGVPLGIPLPRPALEVGAAVLGTETELVLKSRWVVPERLEDAGFVFQHPEIDEAIRSNLGSLASARI
- a CDS encoding PaaI family thioesterase is translated as MLKLPDDLDPELYARIVDTGGGELTVKMGVEYLELSAEHSVARMPVEGNRQVVGILHGGAHVVLGESLGSISSAIHAGPGRMAMGIEINATHSRSISSGWVTATCDALVLGRTLATHEIVIRDDEGRRLSTVRMTNILRDRPSEK